In Mercurialis annua linkage group LG5, ddMerAnnu1.2, whole genome shotgun sequence, a single genomic region encodes these proteins:
- the LOC126680319 gene encoding casein kinase 1-like protein HD16 produces the protein MPVMRSGARKGRGAITATPKPPVAEGIATRTRRRRAAAAAAAIETPLPEFNNNNNNVVSKEKEKEELDRDQPAPPQKEEVEVVVGEERELEQEEESEEKEMYDNDDDSGGERGESQANAFVAEDEGATAPLPDTVQVGGSPLYKLEKRLGKGGFGQVYVGRRVSPTSTNERTGPGAVAVALKLEHRSSKGCNYGPPYEWQVYSFLGGSHGIPRVHYKGRQGDFYIMVMDMLGPSLWDFWNSKSQSMSVEMVVCIAAEAISILEKMHSRGYVHGDIKPENFLLGTPGTPDEKKLFLVDLGLATRWREASSGHHVEYDQRPDVFRGTVRYASVHAHLGRTASRRDDLESLAYTLIFLLKGRLPWQGYQGENKGFLVCKKKMAISPEALCSFCPQPFRRFIEYVVNLKFDEEPDYAKCVSIIDGILSLSPEIRPINTDGAEKLIGHKRGRLTVEDEEEEEDEDGQPKKKVRMGMPATQWISVYRARRPMKQRYHYNVADVRLAQHVEKGIEDGLFISSIASSQNLWAVIMDAGTGYTAQVYEISPIFLHKEWIMEHWEKNYYISSIAGATNGSSLVVMSKGTQYLQQSYKVSESFPYKWINKKWKEGFHITSMGTAGSRWGVVMSRGAGFSRQVVELDFLYPSEGIHRRWNKGYRITATAATPDQAALVLSVPRKKPLDETQETLRTSAFPSSHVKEKWSRNLYLAAVCYGRTVS, from the exons ATGCCGGTAATGCGTAGCGGAGCACGCAAAGGCCGGGGAGCAATAACAGCGACACCGAAGCCACCGGTAGCGGAGGGGATTGCAACCAGAACACGGAGGAGACGCGCTGCTGCCGCCGCTGCTGCTATTGAGACGCCGTTACCGgagtttaataataataataataacgtTGTtagtaaagaaaaagagaaggaaGAGCTAGATCGAGATCAACCGGCGCCTCCGCAGAAGGAGGAGGTGGAGGTGGTTGTTGGTGAGGAGAGGGAGTTAGAACAGGAGGAGGAATCGGAGGAGAAAGAGATGTATGATAATGATGATGATAGTGGTGGAGAGCGTGGGGAGAGTCAGGCTAATGCTTTTGTTGCTGAAGATGAGGGGGCTACTGCTCCGTTACCGGACACG GTTCAAGTTGGAGGTTCCCCATTGTACAAATTAGAGAAAAGGTTAGGCAAAGGTGGCTTTGGTCAAGTGTATGTTGGTCGACGTGTTTCTCCTACAAGTACAAATGAAAGAACTGGCCCTGGAGCTGTAGCG GTGGCCTTAAAGTTAGAACATAGAAGTAGTAAAGGATGTAACTATGGACCACCATATGAGTGGCAAGTATACAG TTTTCTTGGAGGAAGCCATGGTATACCTCGAGTGCACTACAAGGGTCGGCAAGGTGACTTTTATATCATG GTTATGGATATGCTGGGGCCAAGCTTGTGGGATTTCTGGAATAGTAAATCTCAGTC AATGTCAGTTGAAATGGTCGTCTGCATTGCTGCTGAAGCAATATCAATACTGGAGAAGATGCACTCTAGAGG TTATGTTCATGGAGACATAAAGCCGGAGAATTTTCTTCTTGGAACTCCAGGAACTCCCGATGAGAAAAAGTTGTTTCTTGTTGATCTTGGATTAG CTACCAGATGGCGAGAGGCTTCAAGTGGTCATCATGTTGAATATGACCAGAGGCCTGATGTTTTCAg AGGAACAGTTCGTTACGCTAGTGTGCATGCCCATTTAGGGAGAACAGCCAGCAGGCGAGATGATTTGGAGTCTCTTGCCTACACCCTGATTTTCCTTCTCAAAGGCCGTTTACCTTGGCAGGGATACCAG GGAGAGAATAAGGGGTTTCTTGTCTGTAAGAAAAAGATGGCAATATCCCCAGAGGCCCTCTGTAGCTTTTGTCCTCAGCCTTTTAGACGGTTCATTGAGTATGTGGTGAACTTAAAGTTTGATGAAGAACCAGATTATGCAAAATGTGTTTCCATTATCGATGGGATTCTCAGTCTAAGTCCAGAAATCAGGCCAATTAACACAGACGGTGCTGAAAAG CTTATTGGTCATAAGAGAGGCCGGTTGACTGTAGAGGAtgaggaagaggaagaagatgaggaTGGACAACCAAAGAAGAAGGTTCGTATGGGCATGCCAGCAACACAATGGATCAGTGTGTACCGTGCTCGTAGACCCATGAAGCAAAG GTATCACTATAATGTGGCCGATGTGAGGCTTGCCCAGCACGTTGAAAAAGGAATCGAGGATGGCTTATTTATCAGCAGCATTGCTTCCTCTCAAAATCTATGGGCAGTGATTATGGATGCTGGTACTGGTTACACTGCCCAAGTGTATGAAATATCACCAATCTTTCTACACAAG GAATGGATAATGGAGCACTGGGAGAAGAATTACTATATCAGTTCAATAGCTGGAGCTACTAACGGAAGCTCATTAGTTGTAATGTCTAAAG GCACACAGTATTTGCAGCAGTCATATAAAGTTAGTGAGTCATTTCCTTATAAATGGATTAACAAGAAATGGAAAGAAGGCTTCCATATTACTTCAATGGGCACCGCAGGGAGTAGATGGGGAGTTGTCATGTCCCGTGGTGCTGGGTTCTCACGGCAG GTTGTGGAACTGGATTTCCTGTATCCAAGCGAAGGCATTCATCGTCGGTGGAATAAAGGATATCGTATCACAGCAACTGCAGCAACTCCGGACCAGGCTGCACTTGTTCTTAGCGTGCCAAGAAAGAAACCTCTAGATGAAACACAGGAGACACTTCGAACGTCTGCTTTTCCTAGTTCCCATGTCAAG GAGAAATGGTCAAGGAATCTATATCTTGCAGCGGTTTGTTATGGCCGAACAGTCTCATGA
- the LOC126680177 gene encoding uncharacterized protein LOC126680177, whose translation MQKHHKEILSLFLYTKSQKVMEQNSNLPIMAKKLWETVRVIFFMLRKEISTKRKFLVDLNMMLKRGNKIATKAIGNLMFHHHNHQNGVSFTPPPHEYEFSCSNTPMYTHPFHLNKRRHHNNHHPHQSHSNFFSCAFNAPPTLDDDVTTVNAVKLALEMLNNNNGSNNEISVEAPSPMLPGFGPSPMVRKLRITDSPFPLRGDDDDNGVVDKQAEEFIKRFYKELRQQQKQ comes from the coding sequence atgcaaaaacatCACAAAGAAATATTATCTCTCTTTCTATACACAAAATCACAAAAAGTTATGGAGCAAAACAGTAATTTACCAATCATGGCTAAGAAATTATGGGAAACCGTACGTGTCATCTTCTTCATGCTACGAAAAGAAATTTCAACTAAAAGAAAATTTCTCGTTGATCTTAACATGATGCTTAAACGCGGCAACAAAATCGCCACCAAAGCTATCGGAAACCTAATGTTCCACCACCACAACCACCAGAATGGCGTTTCATTTACACCTCCGCCGCATGAGTATGAGTTCAGCTGCAGCAACACTCCGATGTACACTCATCCTTTCCATCTAAACAAGCGTCGACACCACAACAACCATCACCCCCACCAGTCTCACAGCAACTTTTTCTCGTGTGCATTTAACGCGCCGCCGACTCTTGACGATGATGTTACAACCGTGAATGCTGTGAAGCTGGCTTTGGAGATGTTAAACAATAATAACGGCAGCAATAATGAGATTTCAGTTGAGGCTCCGTCGCCTATGTTGCCCGGGTTCGGTCCGAGTCCGATGGTTAGAAAGCTGAGGATAACTGACTCGCCGTTTCCGTTGAgaggtgatgatgatgataatggTGTTGTTGATAAGCAAGCTGAAGAGTTTATAAAGAGGTTTTATAAAGAGCTAAGGCAGCAGCAAAAACAATGA
- the LOC126680320 gene encoding protein SAWADEE HOMEODOMAIN HOMOLOG 1 produces MDSPAEFTLAEMVEMENIYKELGEETLDFEFCKRLATTFSFAANRAGKPAITWEQVQSWFEDRQKELQPMVSPSPLALKLFVDLSNNSYSSNAPESSQKPEGKKITNLSELIFEARSSRDNAWYDVSAFLNYRVLCNGELEVRTRFSGFSNTHDEWVNVKRAVRERSIPLEPSECHRVQVGDLVLGFRERQDQAVYCDAHVVGIHRRQHDETGCKCIFVVRYDQDSMEEAVHLERLCCRPTQ; encoded by the exons ATGGATTCTCCCGCTGAATTCACGCTTGCTGAG ATGGTAGAAATGGAAAATATTTACAAGGAGTTAGGAGAAGAAACACTAGATTTCGAGTTTTGCAAGAGGCTTGCTACTACTTTTAG TTTTGCAGCAAATCGCGCTGGAAAGCCGGCGATAACATGGGAACAG GTGCAAAGTTGGTTTGAGGATAGGCAAAAGGAATTGCAACCTATGGTCTCTCCTTCACCTTTGGCTCTGAAATTATTCGTTGATCTTTCTAATAATAGTTATTCCAGCAATGCACCTGAAAGTTCTCAAAAGCCTGAAG GTAAAAAGATCACCAATCTTTCAGAGTTGATATTCGAAGCTAGGTCATCAAGAGACAATGCTTG GTATGATGTTTCTGCTTTCCTCAATTACAGAGTTCTTTGTAATGGTGAACTT GAAGTGCGGACAAGGTTTTCTGGGTTCAGTAATACACACGATGAGTGGGTCAATGTGAAAAGAGCAGTGCGAGAACGATCTATTCCTTTGGAGCCTTCGGAATGTCACAGGGTGCAAGTTGGAGATCTTGTGCTTGGCTTTAGG GAGCGCCAAGATCAAGCAGTCTACTGTGATGCGCATGTTGTGGGAATCCATAGGCGACAACATGACGAAACTGGCTGCAAATGCATCTTTGTGGTTCGCTATGACCAGGACAGCATGGAG GAAGCTGTTCACTTGGAGAGGTTGTGTTGCAGACCAACGCAATAG